The Cygnus olor isolate bCygOlo1 chromosome 18, bCygOlo1.pri.v2, whole genome shotgun sequence genome includes a window with the following:
- the ASPSCR1 gene encoding tether containing UBX domain for GLUT4 isoform X9 — protein sequence MVPVSCNKVGIGNTVRIALQLDDGSRLQDTFLCQQTLWELLNHFAKTREFMEQHGEFCPVCIYMRDEISGKDELEKTTLKSLGLTGGSAVIRVVMKKCSLSGREEAADAMTQCNEPMVRPGSIRGAENVPLPQMHTFPKDLYHKDVALSLNCCTDNQGLIREPNASVEELSPPSEPKSTPFVPFFGGGQRLGDTSVATPPLGLDKPSSKLPATFSSPGGPSEPKKSKNSHELQNEQEQLLEREPLVCHLDLLEPLPAGLEDLPDDFFEVTVDDVRKRLAQLQSERKRLEEAPLLTSSLREAQMKEKIERYPKVVLRVHFPDRHVLQGFFRPSETVGILRDFVRSHLADADLPFYLFITPPRVILNNESLTLFEARLFPAAVIHFGSEERRDCYLKSDLLSSAVSPSAADLLVARCLSKSLVPSASSSLESTVPSLPEPEARSDKKTDEQPEPARVHEAPQMLKRAPGKIPKWLKLPGGKR from the exons GTTCGGATTGCATTACAGTTAGATGACGGCTCCCGTTTGCAAGATACCTTTCTCTGTCAACAGACTTTGTGGGAACTTCTGAACCATTTTGCAAAGACCAG GGAGTTTATGGAACAACACGGTGAATTCTGTCCAGTCTGTATTTACATGCGAGATGAG ATCTCAGGAAAAGATGAACTAGAGAAGACAACACTGAAGTCACTTGGTCTGACTGGAGGCAGTGCCGTCATCAG GGTTGTCATGAAGAAATGCAGTTTGTCTGGTCGGGAGGAAGCTGCAGATGCCATGACACAGTGTAATGAGCCAATGGTGAGGCCAGGCTCTATCAGAGGAGCAGAGAATGTGCCCTTACCTCAAATGCACACGTTCCCAAAGGACTTGTACCACAAGGATGTGGCCTTGTCTTTAAACTGTTGCACAGACAATCAAGGCTTGATTAGAGAACCTAATGCCAGTGTGGAGGAGCTGTCTCCTCCCTCAGAGCCCAAGTCTACCCCATTCGTCCCTTTTTTTGGAGGTGGACAACGTCTGGGGGACACTTCTGTGGCTACACCACCTCTTGGGTTAGATAAGCCATCTTCAAAGCTGCCAGCAACTTTTTCTAGCCCTGGAGGCCCTTCTGAGCCAAAGAAGTCTAAGAACAGCCATGAGCTGCAGAATGAGCAAGAGCAG cTTTTGGAACGAGAGCCACTTGTATGTCACTTAGACCTGCTAGAACCACTTCCTGCCGGCCTAGAAGACCttcctgatgatttttttgAAGTCACAGTGGATGATGTACGGAAACGTTTGGCGCAACTGCAGAGTGAGAG GAAACGCCTGGAAGAAGCTCCACTGCTGACCAGCTCTTTGAGGGAGgctcagatgaaagaaaagatagAACGTTACCCAAAG GTAGTGTTGAGAGTCCATTTCCCAGACCGTCACGTTCTACAAGGGTTCTTCCGACCTAGTGAAACTG TTGGCATTTTGAGAGACTTTGTAAGAAGCCATCTTGCAGATGCAGATTTGCCATTTTATTTGT ttatTACACCTCCCAGAGTCATCTTGAATAATGAAAGTTTGACGCTCTTTGAG GCTAGACTCTTTCCAGCTGCTGTCATTCATTTTGGATCTGAGGAGCGCAGAG attGTTACCTGAAATCGGatctgctgagctctgcagtttcCCCTTCTGCAGCTGATTTATTAGTGGCCAG atgTTTGTCCAAGTCATTAGTTCCTTCTGCCTCATCATCTTTGGAATCAACGGTTCCATCCCTACCTGAACCAGAAGCCCGAAGTGACAAAAAAACTGATGAGCAACCAGAACCAGCAAGGGTGCATGAAGCTCCACAAATGTTGAAAAGGGCCCCTGGGAAAATACCCAAATGGCTGAAGCTACCAG GTGGGAAGAGATGA
- the ASPSCR1 gene encoding tether containing UBX domain for GLUT4 isoform X5, giving the protein MVPVSCNKVGIGNTVRIALQLDDGSRLQDTFLCQQTLWELLNHFAKTREFMEQHGEFCPVCIYMRDEISGKDELEKTTLKSLGLTGGSAVIRVVMKKCSLSGREEAADAMTQCNEPMVRPGSIRGAENVPLPQMHTFPKDLYHKDVALSLNCCTDNQGLIREPNASVEELSPPSEPKSTPFVPFFGGGQRLGDTSVATPPLGLDKPSSKLPATFSSPGGPSEPKKSKNSHELQNEQEQLLEREPLVCHLDLLEPLPAGLEDLPDDFFEVTVDDVRKRLAQLQSERKRLEEAPLLTSSLREAQMKEKIERYPKVVLRVHFPDRHVLQGFFRPSETVGILRDFVRSHLADADLPFYLFITPPRVILNNESLTLFEARLFPAAVIHFGSEERRDCYLKSDLLSSAVSPSAADLLVARCLSKSLVPSASSSLESTVPSLPEPEARSDKKTDEQPEPARVHEAPQMLKRAPGKIPKWLKLPGSMKSEESSSVELHRKAGSSSMSNALDVDTVLKDVNRRLAGYIHGSVLVSHKPICDLNFSLQWRST; this is encoded by the exons GTTCGGATTGCATTACAGTTAGATGACGGCTCCCGTTTGCAAGATACCTTTCTCTGTCAACAGACTTTGTGGGAACTTCTGAACCATTTTGCAAAGACCAG GGAGTTTATGGAACAACACGGTGAATTCTGTCCAGTCTGTATTTACATGCGAGATGAG ATCTCAGGAAAAGATGAACTAGAGAAGACAACACTGAAGTCACTTGGTCTGACTGGAGGCAGTGCCGTCATCAG GGTTGTCATGAAGAAATGCAGTTTGTCTGGTCGGGAGGAAGCTGCAGATGCCATGACACAGTGTAATGAGCCAATGGTGAGGCCAGGCTCTATCAGAGGAGCAGAGAATGTGCCCTTACCTCAAATGCACACGTTCCCAAAGGACTTGTACCACAAGGATGTGGCCTTGTCTTTAAACTGTTGCACAGACAATCAAGGCTTGATTAGAGAACCTAATGCCAGTGTGGAGGAGCTGTCTCCTCCCTCAGAGCCCAAGTCTACCCCATTCGTCCCTTTTTTTGGAGGTGGACAACGTCTGGGGGACACTTCTGTGGCTACACCACCTCTTGGGTTAGATAAGCCATCTTCAAAGCTGCCAGCAACTTTTTCTAGCCCTGGAGGCCCTTCTGAGCCAAAGAAGTCTAAGAACAGCCATGAGCTGCAGAATGAGCAAGAGCAG cTTTTGGAACGAGAGCCACTTGTATGTCACTTAGACCTGCTAGAACCACTTCCTGCCGGCCTAGAAGACCttcctgatgatttttttgAAGTCACAGTGGATGATGTACGGAAACGTTTGGCGCAACTGCAGAGTGAGAG GAAACGCCTGGAAGAAGCTCCACTGCTGACCAGCTCTTTGAGGGAGgctcagatgaaagaaaagatagAACGTTACCCAAAG GTAGTGTTGAGAGTCCATTTCCCAGACCGTCACGTTCTACAAGGGTTCTTCCGACCTAGTGAAACTG TTGGCATTTTGAGAGACTTTGTAAGAAGCCATCTTGCAGATGCAGATTTGCCATTTTATTTGT ttatTACACCTCCCAGAGTCATCTTGAATAATGAAAGTTTGACGCTCTTTGAG GCTAGACTCTTTCCAGCTGCTGTCATTCATTTTGGATCTGAGGAGCGCAGAG attGTTACCTGAAATCGGatctgctgagctctgcagtttcCCCTTCTGCAGCTGATTTATTAGTGGCCAG atgTTTGTCCAAGTCATTAGTTCCTTCTGCCTCATCATCTTTGGAATCAACGGTTCCATCCCTACCTGAACCAGAAGCCCGAAGTGACAAAAAAACTGATGAGCAACCAGAACCAGCAAGGGTGCATGAAGCTCCACAAATGTTGAAAAGGGCCCCTGGGAAAATACCCAAATGGCTGAAGCTACCAGGTAGCATGAAATCAGAGGAGAGTTCTTCTGTTGAACTCCACAGAAAGGCAGGCTCCTCCTCTATGTCAAATGCTTTGGATGTTGACACTGTTCTTAAAGATGTCAACAGAAGGCTTGCAGGATATATACATGGTTCAGTGCTTGTCAGTCACAAACCAATTTGTGACCTAAACTTCAGCCTTCAGTGGAGAAGCACCTGA
- the ASPSCR1 gene encoding tether containing UBX domain for GLUT4 isoform X7, whose protein sequence is MVPVSCNKVGIGNTVRIALQLDDGSRLQDTFLCQQTLWELLNHFAKTREFMEQHGEFCPVCIYMRDEISGKDELEKTTLKSLGLTGGSAVIRVVMKKCSLSGREEAADAMTQCNEPMVRPGSIRGAENVPLPQMHTFPKDLYHKDVALSLNCCTDNQGLIREPNASVEELSPPSEPKSTPFVPFFGGGQRLGDTSVATPPLGLDKPSSKLPATFSSPGGPSEPKKSKNSHELQNEQEQLLEREPLVCHLDLLEPLPAGLEDLPDDFFEVTVDDVRKRLAQLQSERKRLEEAPLLTSSLREAQMKEKIERYPKVVLRVHFPDRHVLQGFFRPSETVGILRDFVRSHLADADLPFYLFITPPRVILNNESLTLFEARLFPAAVIHFGSEERRDCYLKSDLLSSAVSPSAADLLVARCLSKSLVPSASSSLESTVPSLPEPEARSDKKTDEQPEPARVHEAPQMLKRAPGKIPKWLKLPGSMKSEESSSVELHRKVGRDEAFWGAMSIQLCLFPDELLENL, encoded by the exons GTTCGGATTGCATTACAGTTAGATGACGGCTCCCGTTTGCAAGATACCTTTCTCTGTCAACAGACTTTGTGGGAACTTCTGAACCATTTTGCAAAGACCAG GGAGTTTATGGAACAACACGGTGAATTCTGTCCAGTCTGTATTTACATGCGAGATGAG ATCTCAGGAAAAGATGAACTAGAGAAGACAACACTGAAGTCACTTGGTCTGACTGGAGGCAGTGCCGTCATCAG GGTTGTCATGAAGAAATGCAGTTTGTCTGGTCGGGAGGAAGCTGCAGATGCCATGACACAGTGTAATGAGCCAATGGTGAGGCCAGGCTCTATCAGAGGAGCAGAGAATGTGCCCTTACCTCAAATGCACACGTTCCCAAAGGACTTGTACCACAAGGATGTGGCCTTGTCTTTAAACTGTTGCACAGACAATCAAGGCTTGATTAGAGAACCTAATGCCAGTGTGGAGGAGCTGTCTCCTCCCTCAGAGCCCAAGTCTACCCCATTCGTCCCTTTTTTTGGAGGTGGACAACGTCTGGGGGACACTTCTGTGGCTACACCACCTCTTGGGTTAGATAAGCCATCTTCAAAGCTGCCAGCAACTTTTTCTAGCCCTGGAGGCCCTTCTGAGCCAAAGAAGTCTAAGAACAGCCATGAGCTGCAGAATGAGCAAGAGCAG cTTTTGGAACGAGAGCCACTTGTATGTCACTTAGACCTGCTAGAACCACTTCCTGCCGGCCTAGAAGACCttcctgatgatttttttgAAGTCACAGTGGATGATGTACGGAAACGTTTGGCGCAACTGCAGAGTGAGAG GAAACGCCTGGAAGAAGCTCCACTGCTGACCAGCTCTTTGAGGGAGgctcagatgaaagaaaagatagAACGTTACCCAAAG GTAGTGTTGAGAGTCCATTTCCCAGACCGTCACGTTCTACAAGGGTTCTTCCGACCTAGTGAAACTG TTGGCATTTTGAGAGACTTTGTAAGAAGCCATCTTGCAGATGCAGATTTGCCATTTTATTTGT ttatTACACCTCCCAGAGTCATCTTGAATAATGAAAGTTTGACGCTCTTTGAG GCTAGACTCTTTCCAGCTGCTGTCATTCATTTTGGATCTGAGGAGCGCAGAG attGTTACCTGAAATCGGatctgctgagctctgcagtttcCCCTTCTGCAGCTGATTTATTAGTGGCCAG atgTTTGTCCAAGTCATTAGTTCCTTCTGCCTCATCATCTTTGGAATCAACGGTTCCATCCCTACCTGAACCAGAAGCCCGAAGTGACAAAAAAACTGATGAGCAACCAGAACCAGCAAGGGTGCATGAAGCTCCACAAATGTTGAAAAGGGCCCCTGGGAAAATACCCAAATGGCTGAAGCTACCAGGTAGCATGAAATCAGAGGAGAGTTCTTCTGTTGAACTCCACAGAAAG GTGGGAAGAGATGAAGCATTTTGGGGTGCAATGAGCATTCAGCTGTGCCTCTTTCCTGATGAACTACTTGAGAATTTGTAA
- the ASPSCR1 gene encoding tether containing UBX domain for GLUT4 isoform X8 gives MEQHGEFCPVCIYMRDEISGKDELEKTTLKSLGLTGGSAVIRVVMKKCSLSGREEAADAMTQCNEPMVRPGSIRGAENVPLPQMHTFPKDLYHKDVALSLNCCTDNQGLIREPNASVEELSPPSEPKSTPFVPFFGGGQRLGDTSVATPPLGLDKPSSKLPATFSSPGGPSEPKKSKNSHELQNEQEQLLEREPLVCHLDLLEPLPAGLEDLPDDFFEVTVDDVRKRLAQLQSERKRLEEAPLLTSSLREAQMKEKIERYPKVVLRVHFPDRHVLQGFFRPSETVGILRDFVRSHLADADLPFYLFITPPRVILNNESLTLFEARLFPAAVIHFGSEERRDCYLKSDLLSSAVSPSAADLLVARCLSKSLVPSASSSLESTVPSLPEPEARSDKKTDEQPEPARVHEAPQMLKRAPGKIPKWLKLPGSMKSEESSSVELHRKAGSSSMSNALDVDTVLKDVNRRLAGYIHGSVLVSHKPICDLNFSLQWRST, from the exons ATGGAACAACACGGTGAATTCTGTCCAGTCTGTATTTACATGCGAGATGAG ATCTCAGGAAAAGATGAACTAGAGAAGACAACACTGAAGTCACTTGGTCTGACTGGAGGCAGTGCCGTCATCAG GGTTGTCATGAAGAAATGCAGTTTGTCTGGTCGGGAGGAAGCTGCAGATGCCATGACACAGTGTAATGAGCCAATGGTGAGGCCAGGCTCTATCAGAGGAGCAGAGAATGTGCCCTTACCTCAAATGCACACGTTCCCAAAGGACTTGTACCACAAGGATGTGGCCTTGTCTTTAAACTGTTGCACAGACAATCAAGGCTTGATTAGAGAACCTAATGCCAGTGTGGAGGAGCTGTCTCCTCCCTCAGAGCCCAAGTCTACCCCATTCGTCCCTTTTTTTGGAGGTGGACAACGTCTGGGGGACACTTCTGTGGCTACACCACCTCTTGGGTTAGATAAGCCATCTTCAAAGCTGCCAGCAACTTTTTCTAGCCCTGGAGGCCCTTCTGAGCCAAAGAAGTCTAAGAACAGCCATGAGCTGCAGAATGAGCAAGAGCAG cTTTTGGAACGAGAGCCACTTGTATGTCACTTAGACCTGCTAGAACCACTTCCTGCCGGCCTAGAAGACCttcctgatgatttttttgAAGTCACAGTGGATGATGTACGGAAACGTTTGGCGCAACTGCAGAGTGAGAG GAAACGCCTGGAAGAAGCTCCACTGCTGACCAGCTCTTTGAGGGAGgctcagatgaaagaaaagatagAACGTTACCCAAAG GTAGTGTTGAGAGTCCATTTCCCAGACCGTCACGTTCTACAAGGGTTCTTCCGACCTAGTGAAACTG TTGGCATTTTGAGAGACTTTGTAAGAAGCCATCTTGCAGATGCAGATTTGCCATTTTATTTGT ttatTACACCTCCCAGAGTCATCTTGAATAATGAAAGTTTGACGCTCTTTGAG GCTAGACTCTTTCCAGCTGCTGTCATTCATTTTGGATCTGAGGAGCGCAGAG attGTTACCTGAAATCGGatctgctgagctctgcagtttcCCCTTCTGCAGCTGATTTATTAGTGGCCAG atgTTTGTCCAAGTCATTAGTTCCTTCTGCCTCATCATCTTTGGAATCAACGGTTCCATCCCTACCTGAACCAGAAGCCCGAAGTGACAAAAAAACTGATGAGCAACCAGAACCAGCAAGGGTGCATGAAGCTCCACAAATGTTGAAAAGGGCCCCTGGGAAAATACCCAAATGGCTGAAGCTACCAGGTAGCATGAAATCAGAGGAGAGTTCTTCTGTTGAACTCCACAGAAAGGCAGGCTCCTCCTCTATGTCAAATGCTTTGGATGTTGACACTGTTCTTAAAGATGTCAACAGAAGGCTTGCAGGATATATACATGGTTCAGTGCTTGTCAGTCACAAACCAATTTGTGACCTAAACTTCAGCCTTCAGTGGAGAAGCACCTGA
- the CENPX gene encoding centromere protein X, whose translation MEERDGGFRKETVDRLLRLHFRDDKTRVNGDALRLTAELLKVFVREAAARAARQAQAEDVEKVNIEHVEKVLPQLLLDF comes from the exons ATGGAGGAGCGGGACGGAGGCTTCAGGAAG GAGACCGTGGACCGGCTGCTCCGCCTGCACTTCCGGGACGACAAGACGCGAG TTAACGGCGACGCTCTGCGGCTGACGGCGGAGCTGCTCAAGGTCTTCGTGCGAG AAGCAGCGGCACGAGCAGCGCGGCAGGCTCAAGCAGAGGACGTGGAAAAAGTGAATATTGAGCATGTAGAGAAAGTGCTGCCACAGCTG CTCCTAGATTTCTAG